A genomic window from Triticum urartu cultivar G1812 chromosome 7, Tu2.1, whole genome shotgun sequence includes:
- the LOC125522216 gene encoding uncharacterized protein LOC125522216, which translates to MDATSLEEEQVAAAAAAADNLDEEVEQGEEGEEEATPVVLKKGPWTTAEDALLVNHVRQHGEGNWNAVQRITGLLRCGKSCRLRWTNHLRPNLKKGAFSPDEELLVAQLHAQLGNKWARMATHLPGRTDNEIKNYWNTRAKRRQRAGLPMYPPEVQLQLAITKRCRYADFSPPQQSAGSNVLDATDAGYTSARPPPLDLAGQLAMANRPVQFLSQTPFSAPSSPWVKPSFARNARYFQFPHSSPVSPTTPELSLGHRLPGGDRTRFTPLSPSPGAKAELPSCQLRPASPAAVAATDNHGGGLGEDQQSLEAMLQELHDAIKIEPPRHVSGHAEQDGASGGNKSEGGLLKDDDDIGTLFDMIIPKAFSMTEPTAQADAPNHSGGSISQHGGEDHNVNLTVDHLPIISSEQDWVLDGACQWNNMSGIC; encoded by the exons ATGGACGCGACATCACTGGAGGAGGagcaggtggcggcggcggcggcggcggcagacaATCTTGATGAGGAGGTGGAGCAGGGggaagagggggaggaggaggccacgCCGGTGGTGCTGAAGAAGGGGCCGTGGACGACGGCGGAAGACGCCCTGCTGGTGAACCACGTGCGGCAGCACGGCGAGGGCAACTGGAACGCCGTGCAGCGCATCACCGGGCTCCTGCGCTGCGGCAAGAGCTGCCGGCTGCGCTGGACCAACCACCTCCGCCCCAACCTCAAGAAGGGTGCCTTCTCGCCGGACGAGGAGCTCCTCGTCGCGCAGCTCCACGCCCAGCTCGGCAACAAGTGGGCCCGCATGGCCACCCAT CTCCCGGGGAGGACCGACAACGAGATCAAGAACTACTGGAACACGAGGGCCAAGCGGAGGCAGCGCGCCGGTCTGCCCATGTACCCGCCGGAGGTGCAGCTCCAGCTCGCGATCACCAAGCGCTGCCGCTACGCCGACTTCTCGCCCCCGCAGCAATCAGCGGGAAGCAATGTCCTGGACGCCACCGATGCAGGGTACACCAGcgcccgcccgccgccgctcgaCCTTGCCGGGCAGCTCGCCATGGCCAACCGGCCGGTGCAGTTCCTCTCGCAGACACCCTTCTCCGCGCCGTCTTCCCCGTGGGTGAAACCGTCGTTCGCACGCAACGCGCGCTACTTCCAGTTTCCGCATTCATCGCCCGTGTCGCCGACGACGCCGGAGCTGTCGTTGGGGCACCGCCTGCCCGGCGGCGACCGGACCCGGTTCACTCCTCTCTCTCCGTCTCCGGGGGCCAAGGCGGAGCTCCCTTCATGCCAATTGCGCCCGGCGTCACCGGCCGCAGTCGCAGCCACGGACAACCACGGCGGCGGCCTGGGCGAGGATCAGCAGAGCCTCGaggcgatgctgcaggagctgcaTGATGCCATCAAGATCGAGCCGCCGAGGCACGTGAGCGGCCACGCCGAGCAGGACGGCGCCAGTG GTGGCAACAAATCGGAGGGTGGATTACTCAAAGATGACGATGACATTGGCACACTCTTCGACATGATTATACCCAAGGCCTTCTCTATGACGGAGCCCACAGCACAGGCCGATGCGCCCAACCACTCCGGCGGCTCGATCTCGCAGCATGGTGGTGAAGACCACAACGTCAACCTCACCGTGGATCATCTCCCGATCATCTCATCGGAGCAAGACTGGGTCCTCGACGGGGCCTGCCAGTGGAACAACATGTCCGGCATCTGCTAA
- the LOC125522217 gene encoding mitochondrial outer membrane import complex protein METAXIN-like has protein sequence MASATTAAAEWEAAARKTLVARKPGFGLPTACPTCLPVLLYLRMSQVPFDIHVDSRFPDADHIPYIEFGECVAFNNENGGVIEYLREEKIVDLTSKHPSVSYSDVLSTKAMISTWLADALQYELWLANDGAHGSIARDIYFSDLPWPIGKVLHWKKIRDVKRLMDITKLNAAEKEEEIYRKATAAYDALSTKLGDQSFLFDDSPTDADALLLGHVLFVLNALPATSMLRSYLQNYDNLVKYAEDIKVQLVEVGSSSAGSASSDMPSSSTPRKTSSSGQSYKPKPKAKKERTEEEKKARRRTKYFLAAQLISVLAFLSIMGGVDGSELDDDYDVEYED, from the exons ATGGCAtcggcgacgacggcggcggcggagtgggaGGCCGCGGCGCGGAAGACGCTGGTGGCGCGGAAGCCCGGCTTCGGGCTCCCCACCGCCTGCCCGACCTGCCTCCCCGTCCTCCTCTACCTCCGCATGTCCCAGGTCCCCTTCGACATCCACGTCGACTCCCGCTTCCCCGACGCCG ATCACATACCATATATTGAATTTGGCGAGTGTGTCGCATTCAACAATGAGAATGGAGGAGTAATTGAGTATCTCAGGGAGGAGAAAATTGTTGACTTGACCTCAAAACACCCAAGCGTTTCTTACTCTGATGTACTATCCACAAAGGCCATGATTTCGACCTGGCTTGCTGATGCTCTGCAATACGAACTTTGGTTGGCAAATGATGGGGCTCATGGGAGCATTGCACGAGACATCTACTTTTCTGATCTCCCCTGGCCTATTGGAAAGGTACTCCACTGGAAGAAAATTAGAGATGTGAAGCGACTAATGGATATAACAAAGCTTAATGCTGCAGAAAAAGAAGAGGAG ATATACCGGAAGGCTACTGCTGCTTATGATGCTTTATCTACGAAATTAGGGGATCAATCCTTTCTTTTCGACGATAG CCCTACAGATGCTGATGCTCTTTTGCTTGGACATGTTCTTTTTGTCCTTAATGCATTACCT GCTACATCTATGCTGCGAAGCTATTTGCAGAACTATGACAACTTGGTAAAGTATGCCGAGGATATTAAGGTCCAATTGGTGGAAGTTGGCTCATCATCAGCAGGATCAGCTTCATCTGATATGCCATCATCATCCACGCCCAGGAAAACATCATCTTCTGGACAAA GTTACAAGCcgaaacccaaagctaagaaggAGCGGAcagaggaggagaagaaagctAGGCGAAGAACAAAGTACTTCCTCGCGGCGCAACTCATCTCGGTTCTCGCCTTCCTGTCCATCATGGGTGGGGTCGATGGTTCCGAGCTAGACGATGACTACGATGTGGAATACGAAGATTAA